A region of Penaeus chinensis breed Huanghai No. 1 chromosome 38, ASM1920278v2, whole genome shotgun sequence DNA encodes the following proteins:
- the LOC125045984 gene encoding nematocyst expressed protein 4-like, with product MIDRGIVKDTLCKNHYRVCQPVICDHVRPTPWRFSPLPYAPYPGPPPCAQCPYPRPLSSDPTHCPYPGPLPRTPTHYPHPPPIPRALPNYPYLGPLPHYPYRVPLPTTLPSYPTQLPPSPYSIPQWSPYLTATGAPGGK from the exons ATGATAGACAGGGGCATCGTCAAGGACACCCTCTGTAAGAACCATTACCGAGTCTGCCAACCTGTCATTTGCGACCATGTCAG ACCTACCCCGTGGCGATTTAGCCCCCTCCCCTATGCCCCTTACCCAGGACCCCCACCCTGTGCCCAGTGCCCTTACCCACGACCCCTCTCCAGTGACCCTACCCATTGCCCATACCCAGGACCCCTACCTAGGACCCCTACCCAttaccctcacccacctcccaTCCCCAGGGCCCTCCCCAACTACCCCTACCTAGGACCCCTCCCGCACTACCCCTACCGAGTGCCCCTGCCCACAACCCTCCCCAGCTACCCCACCCAGCTACCCCCGAGCCCCTACTCCATACCCCAATGGTCCCCTTACCTGACAGCGACTGGGGCTCCCGGCGGGAAATAG